From a region of the Vidua macroura isolate BioBank_ID:100142 chromosome 3, ASM2450914v1, whole genome shotgun sequence genome:
- the THBD gene encoding thrombomodulin, whose translation MLSSGRRRPPPPRAMRPLLPLLLLGTVALAQPRDLSPAGTQCLEHECFAVFWASRPFSGASEGCERGGGHLMTVRSTVAEEAIALLLQNRKGRLWLGLSLSPSLSCTEPSRRLRGFRWVTGDHSTDYTNWAPSGQRCGERCVTVSRELRWEERRCEDPADGFLCQYSYGGSCPHLATQHGLPVTYATPFGARGADFLALPPRSVAFIPDLGLELRCEDGDGAGPRWGLDTPGAWPCELAGGGCAGTCAEERGRPRCSCPEGAVLGPDGRGCRSPCEGAQCQHHCVVADGSFLCMCAVGYRLVADGISCEDIDDCASEAGPCEQKCVNTKGGFECQCHSGYRMVDGHCQRLPPCWEAPCQQRCEELPNGYRCGCHPGYAVDPLDATLCRLHCNATECPAVCDAGGACECPEGFVLDGDELCVDVDECDSGHCEFNCTNTPGGYQCHCPHGYYLRGVDCILDGDGEEASSGDLEPEPHTPVPSRPPPKAEQLHPGVLVGIAGGALMSLLALLALGFHLARKRCRSHGSMDYKYSGPHEKDLGLQPVPSAQKP comes from the coding sequence ATGCTCAGCTCGGGGCGCCGCCGGCCGCCCCCTCCGCGGGCCATGCGGccgctgctgccactgctgctgctcgggacgGTGGCGCTGGCACAGCCGCGGGACCTGTCCCCCGCGGGCACACAGTGCCTGGAGCACGAGTGTTTCGCCGTGTTCTGGGCGTCCCGGCCCTTCTCCGGCGCCAGCGAAGGCTGCGAGCGGGGCGGGGGACACCTCATGACCGTGCGCTCCACCGTGGCCGAGGAGGCGATCGCGCTGCTGCTTCAGAACCGCAAGGGGCGGCTCTGGCTCGGGCTGTCGCTGTCGCCCTCCTTGTCCTGCACCGAGCCCAGCCGGCGGCTCCGCGGTTTCCGCTGGGTCACCGGCGACCACAGCACCGATTACACCAATTGGGCGCCGTCGGGGCAGCGCTGCGGCGAGCGCTGCGTGACCGTGTCCCGGGAGCTGCGCTGGGAGGAGCGGCGCTGCGAGGACCCGGCCGACGGCTTCCTCTGCCAGTACAGCTACGGAGGCAGCTGTCCTCACTTGGCCACCCAGCACGGCCTCCCTGTCACCTACGCCACCCCCTTCGGCGCCCGCGGAGCGGACTTCCTGGCGCTGCCTCCGCGCAGCGTGGCGTTCATCCCTGACCTCGGGCTGGAGCTGCGCTGCGAGGATGGGGACGGCGCGGGGCCGCGCTGGGGCCTCGACACCCCAGGAGCGTGGCCCTGCGAGCTGGCCGGCGGTGGCTGCGCCGGGACGTGCGCGGAGGAGCGCGGGCGGCCGCGCTGCTCCTGCCCCGAGGGCGCGGTGTTGGGCCCGGACGGGCGCGGGTGCCGCTCGCCCTGCGAGGGGGCACAGTGCCAGCATCACTGCGTGGTGGCCGACGGCTCCTTCTTGTGCATGTGCGCCGTCGGGTACCGGCTGGTGGCCGATGGCATCAGCTGTGAGGACATCGACGACTGCGCCAGCGAGGCCGGCCCGTGCGAGCAGAAGTGTGTGAACACCAAGGGTGGCTTCGAGTGCCAGTGTCACAGCGGCTACAGGATGGTGGATGGGCACTGCCAGCGCCTGCCGCCCTGCTGGGAGGCGCCGTGCCAGCAGCGCTGCGAGGAGCTGCCCAACGGCTACCGCTGCGGCTGCCACCCTGGCTACGCCGTGGACCCGCTGGATGCTACCCTCTGCCGCCTGCACTGCAACGCCACCGAGTGCCCTGCCGTGTGCGACGCCGGAGGGGCCTGCGAGTGTCCCGAGGGCTTCGTGCTGGACGGCGACGAGCTGTGCGTGGACGTGGATGAGTGCGACAGTGGTCACTGCGAGTTCAACTGCACCAACACCCCCGGCGGCTAccagtgccactgtccccacGGCTACTACCTCCGTGGCGTCGACTGCATCCTCGACGGAGATGGCGAGGAAGCGTCCTCGGGGGATTTGGAGCCCGAACCGCACACGCCCGTCCCCAGTCGGCCCCCGCCGAAAGCGGAGCAGCTGCACCCCGGGGTGCTGGTGGGCATCGCCGGGGGTGCCCTTATGagcctcctggccctgctggctctgggatTCCACCTGGCCAGGAAGCGCTGTCGCTCCCACGGCTCCATGGATTACAAGTACAGCGGCCCCCACGAGAAGGACCTGGGACTTCAGCCCGTACCCTCGGCACAGAAGCCGTAG
- the CD93 gene encoding complement component C1q receptor, translated as MATLRLLLLLLLLAWSCGGEDVDVLCADSACYTLHRDESSWKSAQERCEGNGGNLAPVGSAGEAARLRELLARADRAGPAWLGLALPRGHCVRPQEPLRGFSWVAGGEPTNFSEWASEPAVTCVSARCVALRPPGPHGPGGWADRACRSTLPAFLCKFSFQGMCGLLPLAGRGTVTYTTPFGVRSARLAAAPFGTLAEVECDSGRASAFAVCKGPLDGGGFAWHPSGPLCPVNCGHHNGGCQQRCLDGLGESPRCACQPGYVLAADMASCVPEDSCHPNPCQGSCRALPGGFECGCEPGYALAADGRGCSDVDECESGPCQHQCHNFPGGFQCHCRPGYSPAGPAGHHCHDVDECAQPHACPQLCINIPGSFRCACRPGFQRQPGGESCLDVDECLRDPCPGACRNFPGGYECLCPPGSLRDADGHGCSPGDAIPNSIPQSSGIPQSSTVIPQSSTVIPQSSGIPRTTRIPWTTSIPRTLGMPTAGLGVGSDEHSADGPRLLLYYIVGSLVAILLLLAFALALVACRKRAAKREKPPAKNAADNYCWVPEQPENRGERR; from the coding sequence ATGGCCACACTCcggctgcttctgctgctgctgctgctggcctggaGCTGTGGAGGGGAGGACGTGGACGTGCTGTGTGCCGACAGTGCCTGCTATACTTTGCACCGGGatgagagcagctggaaaagcgCCCAGGAGCGCTGCGAGGGTAACGGGGGCAATCTGGCGCCAGTGGGCAGCGCCGGCGAGGCCGCGCGGCTGCGGGAGCTGCTAGCCAGAGCCGACCGGGCCGGCCCGGCCTGGCTCGGCCTTGCCCTGCCCAGGGGTCACTGCGTGCGGCCGCAGGAGCCGCTGCGAGGCTTCTCCTGGGTGGCCGGAGGGGAGCCGACCAACTTCTCGGAGTGGGCATCCGAACCGGCGGTCACCTGCGTGAGCGCCCGCTGTGTCGCCCTGCGGCCACCCGGCCCGCACGGCCCCGGCGGCTGGGCGGACCGCGCCTGCCGGAGCACGCTCCCGGCTTTCCTCTGCAAGTTCAGCTTCCAGGGAATGTGCGGGCTCCTGCCGCTGGCCGGCCGCGGCACGGTCACCTACACCACCCCGTTCGGGGTGCGCAGCGCCCGCCTGGCCGCCGCTCCCTTCGGGACACTGGCCGAGGTGGAGTGCGACAGCGGCCGAGCCTCGGCCTTCGCCGTCTGCAAGGGGCCGCTAGACGGGGGTGGCTTCGCCTGGCACCCGTCGGGTCCCCTGTGCCCGGTCAACTGCGGTCACCACAACGGCGGCTGCCAGCAGCGCTGCCTGGATGGGCTCGGCGAGTCCCCGCGCTGCGCCTGCCAACCTGGCTACGTGCTGGCCGCCGACATGGCCTCCTGTGTTCCCGAGGATTCCTGCCATCCCAATCCCTGCCAGGGATCCTGCCGGGCGCTGCCCGGCGGCTTCGAGTGCGGCTGCGAGCCTGGCTACGCCCTGGCAGCCGACGGCCGCGGATGCTCGGATGTGGATGAGTGTGAGTCGGGGCCGTGCCAGCACCAGTGCCACAACTTTCCCGGCGGCTTCCAGTGCCACTGCCGGCCCGGCTACAGCCCAGCGGGGCCCGCTGGCCACCACTGCCACGACGTGGATGAGTGTGCCCAGCCCCACGCGTGCCCGCAGCTCTGCATAAATATTCCCGGCTCCTTTCGCTGCGCCTGCCGGCCTGGCTTCCAGCGGCAGCCGGGAGGAGAGTCCTGCCTGGATGTGGATGAATGCCTGCGGGATCCGTGTCCCGGCGCCTGCCGCAACTTCCCCGGCGGCTACGAGTGCCTGTGCCCGCCTGGCTCCCTTCGGGACGCGGATGGCCACGGCTGCAGCCCCGGAGACGCGATTCCAAACAGTATCCCACAGAGCTCCGGTATCCCACAGAGCTCCACCGTCATCCCACAGAGCTCCACCGTCATCCCACAAAGCTCCGGCATCCCACGCACCACGCGCATCCCATGGACCACGAGCATTCCGCGTACTCTGGGAATGCCCACCGCGGGACTGGGAGTCGGCTCGGACGAGCACAGCGCCGACGGCCCGCGGCTGCTGCTCTATTACATCGTCGGCAGCCTGGTGgccatcctgctcctgctggcgTTCGCCCTGGCGCTCGTGGCTTGCAGGAAAAGGGCGGCCAAGAGGGAGAAGCCGCCGGCCAAAAACGCGGCCGATAATTATTGCTGGGTGCCCGAGCAGCCCGAGAACCGCGGGGAGCGCAGGTAG